Proteins encoded together in one Corallococcus caeni window:
- the argS gene encoding arginine--tRNA ligase has translation MSTSVYSRYRAAFAQALAGALGVPAADIEPQVKPADPAHGDLSFATFPLAKAQKKAPPAIAAQLAQTLQVPGLEVKAVGPYVNARFLPLPFTQEVIDGVRLAGVAYGSDAEDGKGKTVVIDYSSPNIAKPIGFHHIRTTFLGHCIANLYRALGWRVEGVNYLGDWGKQFGLVAVGFQEYGDPARIDDMAHLVQVYVQANKRAGEDPAFDEKAREFFRRMEANEPEAMKLWNQFRETSLKGFKRVYARMGIDFEHIEGESRYQGKMDAVIEQIAKKPGTKESQGAIIVDMPYADGEPPVLLKKNDGSTLYATRDLAAAEDRYARFNFDKSLYVVAQDQALHFRQVFRTLKEMGQPWADKCVHVPFGRIHGMSTRKGQVVELDQVLDEAKERVLQRVKENVAQGNLETSDADALSEQIGLGAIVFGDLKHNRASDYTFDWDEVTSLEGHTGPYLQYAHARSANVLRKGGGVPTAYDPALLTLPEEQALVRELMRLPDTVKAAAEQYEPSLVARLLLDVAAAYSRYYTAGNKDRDKRILVEGNDAMRAARLALTDATRITLAAGLTLLGIPTPENM, from the coding sequence ATGAGCACTTCCGTCTATAGCCGCTACCGCGCAGCGTTCGCCCAGGCCCTGGCCGGGGCCCTGGGTGTCCCCGCAGCCGACATCGAGCCCCAGGTCAAGCCCGCGGATCCCGCGCACGGCGACCTGAGCTTCGCCACCTTCCCCCTCGCCAAGGCGCAGAAGAAGGCGCCCCCCGCCATCGCCGCGCAGCTCGCGCAGACGCTCCAGGTCCCGGGCCTGGAGGTGAAGGCCGTGGGCCCGTACGTCAACGCGCGCTTCCTTCCCCTCCCCTTCACCCAGGAGGTCATCGACGGCGTGCGCCTGGCGGGCGTGGCCTACGGCAGCGACGCGGAGGACGGCAAGGGCAAGACGGTGGTCATCGACTACTCGTCGCCCAACATCGCCAAGCCCATTGGCTTCCACCACATCCGCACCACGTTCCTGGGCCACTGCATCGCGAACCTGTACCGCGCGCTGGGCTGGCGCGTGGAGGGCGTCAACTACCTGGGTGACTGGGGCAAGCAGTTCGGCCTGGTGGCCGTGGGCTTCCAGGAGTACGGCGACCCGGCGCGCATCGACGACATGGCGCACCTGGTCCAGGTGTACGTCCAGGCCAACAAGCGCGCCGGCGAGGACCCCGCCTTCGACGAGAAGGCCCGCGAGTTCTTCCGCCGCATGGAGGCCAACGAGCCGGAGGCGATGAAGCTCTGGAACCAGTTCCGGGAGACGAGCCTCAAGGGCTTCAAGCGCGTCTACGCGCGCATGGGCATCGACTTCGAGCACATCGAGGGCGAGAGCCGCTACCAGGGCAAGATGGACGCGGTCATCGAGCAGATCGCGAAGAAGCCCGGCACGAAGGAGTCCCAGGGCGCCATCATCGTGGACATGCCCTACGCGGACGGCGAGCCGCCCGTGCTCCTCAAGAAGAACGACGGCAGCACGCTCTACGCCACGCGCGACCTGGCCGCCGCCGAGGACCGCTACGCGCGCTTCAACTTCGACAAGTCGCTCTACGTCGTCGCGCAGGACCAGGCGCTGCACTTCCGCCAGGTGTTCCGCACCCTGAAGGAGATGGGGCAGCCGTGGGCGGACAAGTGCGTGCACGTGCCGTTCGGCCGCATCCACGGCATGAGCACGCGCAAGGGCCAGGTGGTGGAGCTGGATCAGGTCCTGGACGAGGCGAAGGAGCGCGTGCTCCAGCGCGTGAAGGAGAACGTCGCGCAGGGCAACCTGGAGACGTCGGACGCGGACGCGCTGTCGGAGCAGATCGGCCTGGGCGCCATCGTCTTCGGCGACCTGAAGCACAACCGCGCCAGCGACTACACGTTCGACTGGGACGAGGTGACGAGCCTGGAGGGGCACACGGGGCCCTATCTCCAGTACGCGCACGCCCGGAGCGCGAACGTGCTGCGCAAGGGCGGCGGCGTGCCCACGGCGTACGACCCCGCGCTGCTCACGCTCCCGGAGGAGCAGGCCCTGGTGCGCGAATTGATGCGGCTGCCGGACACGGTGAAGGCGGCGGCGGAGCAGTACGAGCCCAGCCTGGTGGCGCGGCTGCTCCTGGACGTGGCGGCGGCGTACAGCCGCTACTACACGGCCGGCAACAAGGACCGCGACAAGCGCATCCTCGTGGAGGGGAATGACGCGATGCGCGCGGCCCGGCTGGCGCTCACGGACGCAACGCGCATCACGCTGGCGGCGGGGCTCACCTTGCTGGGCATCCCGACGCCGGAAAACATGTAG
- a CDS encoding J domain-containing protein, with amino-acid sequence MADDYYQILGVPRTASADDLKKAFRKLARQHHPDVNPGDKGAEEKFKRINTAFEVLGDPKKRALYDEFGEDAEKIGFDEKKAAAYRQYRAAQAAGGSGGGGIPFSTEGVDLGDLFNDIFGRAGAGGGGAGGFDINDLFGRGRGGSRSTAAERGDDLTTRVQVSLAEAVTGTERTLSLQRPGRCSKCHGEGNTGKLVTCPTCNGTGRARRGGAVFGGSGVCPTCRGSGKAPEPCSQCGGSGIKEETTRLTVKIPAGVVTGSKVRLAGQGAAGIQGGPPGDLYIETEVAEHPLVRREGDDLYLDLPVTVSEALLGGEVRVPTFQGEVTLKVPAGSQSGRKMRLKGRGVPSLRGGTPGDMYLLLQVKVPEEATDEVRAAAETLARAYRGDVRRELSL; translated from the coding sequence ATGGCTGACGACTACTACCAGATTCTGGGCGTGCCACGGACGGCCTCGGCGGACGACCTCAAGAAGGCCTTCCGCAAGCTCGCGCGCCAGCATCACCCCGACGTCAATCCTGGCGACAAGGGCGCGGAGGAGAAGTTCAAGCGCATCAACACCGCCTTCGAGGTGCTGGGCGACCCGAAGAAGCGCGCGCTCTACGACGAGTTCGGCGAGGACGCGGAGAAGATTGGCTTCGACGAGAAGAAGGCCGCGGCCTACCGCCAGTACCGCGCGGCCCAGGCGGCCGGGGGCAGCGGGGGCGGCGGCATCCCCTTCAGCACCGAGGGCGTGGACCTGGGGGACCTCTTCAACGACATCTTCGGGCGCGCGGGGGCTGGCGGAGGCGGCGCGGGCGGGTTCGACATCAACGACCTCTTCGGCCGGGGTCGGGGCGGCAGCCGCTCCACGGCGGCCGAGCGCGGCGACGACCTGACGACCCGCGTGCAGGTGTCCCTCGCGGAGGCCGTCACCGGCACCGAGCGCACCCTGTCCCTCCAGCGCCCGGGCCGCTGCTCCAAGTGCCACGGCGAGGGGAACACGGGGAAGCTCGTGACGTGCCCCACGTGCAACGGCACGGGCCGGGCGCGCCGGGGCGGGGCCGTGTTCGGCGGGTCCGGCGTGTGCCCCACCTGCCGCGGCAGCGGGAAGGCCCCGGAGCCCTGCTCCCAGTGCGGCGGCAGCGGCATCAAGGAGGAGACGACCCGGCTGACGGTGAAGATTCCGGCGGGCGTCGTCACCGGCTCCAAGGTGCGGCTGGCGGGCCAGGGCGCGGCGGGCATCCAGGGGGGGCCTCCGGGGGACCTCTACATCGAGACGGAGGTGGCCGAGCACCCGCTGGTCCGCCGCGAGGGTGACGACCTCTACCTGGACCTGCCGGTGACGGTGTCGGAGGCGCTGCTGGGCGGCGAGGTGCGCGTGCCCACGTTCCAGGGCGAGGTCACGCTGAAGGTCCCGGCGGGTTCGCAGTCCGGCCGGAAGATGCGCCTCAAGGGGCGCGGCGTCCCGTCGCTCCGGGGAGGTACCCCGGGCGACATGTACCTGCTGCTCCAGGTGAAGGTCCCCGAGGAGGCCACGGACGAGGTCCGGGCCGCCGCGGAGACGCTGGCGCGGGCCTACCGGGGCGACGTGCGCCGGGAGCTTTCGTTGTAG
- a CDS encoding HEAT repeat domain-containing protein, with protein MGLFDFLTGGSGPEKALKLKSKVTQKYGEPSTRQKALQQLGEMKYPEAVTVLLSRFTVTVDPLTTDADEKEHTFELIKHFGQDAVAPVSAFLKTSDQATSWALRILQELLSEDALMGVIADTLQHLSSRYTRDPEKKVVLLHHVLGKQDPRVAPAVLPFLEDMSDDVKIAAINVLGPLKYEPAREPLLQLLTNEDTARRVQTVALAALAESGFGVQGYQDKVQAALVEPYSLDKDGRVQRRP; from the coding sequence ATGGGTCTCTTCGATTTCCTCACGGGCGGCTCGGGCCCCGAAAAAGCCCTCAAGCTCAAGTCCAAGGTGACCCAGAAGTACGGGGAGCCGTCCACGCGGCAGAAGGCCCTGCAGCAGCTGGGGGAGATGAAGTACCCCGAGGCCGTCACGGTGCTGCTCAGCCGGTTCACCGTCACCGTGGACCCGCTCACCACCGACGCGGACGAGAAGGAGCACACCTTCGAGCTCATCAAGCACTTCGGCCAGGACGCCGTCGCGCCCGTGAGCGCCTTCCTCAAGACGAGCGATCAGGCGACGTCCTGGGCGCTGCGCATCCTCCAGGAGCTGCTCTCCGAGGACGCGCTCATGGGCGTCATCGCCGACACGCTCCAACACCTGTCCTCCCGCTACACGCGCGACCCGGAGAAGAAGGTCGTGCTGCTCCACCACGTGCTGGGCAAGCAGGACCCGCGCGTGGCCCCGGCCGTCCTCCCCTTCCTGGAGGACATGTCCGACGACGTGAAGATCGCCGCCATCAACGTCCTGGGGCCCCTGAAGTACGAGCCGGCGCGCGAGCCCCTGCTCCAGCTGCTCACCAACGAGGACACCGCGCGCCGCGTGCAGACCGTGGCGCTGGCGGCCCTGGCGGAGAGCGGCTTCGGCGTGCAGGGCTATCAGGACAAGGTGCAGGCCGCCCTCGTGGAGCCCTACAGCCTGGACAAGGACGGCCGCGTCCAGCGCCGGCCGTGA
- a CDS encoding hybrid sensor histidine kinase/response regulator gives MPSKKKGPQLAEVVQLRPATTAKKAPPKRTAKPPPPVDTDTAAQALLEMGRQLTDNAGPTEALRAQLQTLHTLLKPKVCYVARHFPSRNQLHVEHVRGRYDERVTAAVPGEGVVGRCFTEKLLLREDDTVAVPLEGPQGVTGVLVVLGARRKASDVLMQSLASQLTAAYEVARLRDDSARRNKDLQTAIAGLKSLEQNREELLGNVSHDLKNPLTTIKAYLAMLGREKLGALTDGQRRAVQICDRNADRLLQQVNDLVLMSRLSSGKMQLNQRPFGLKAVAEEVVRGLGAVAEHSRVRVVIPPCPEVFVRGDRERISEAIHNLVENGIHHSETDDVVEVSVSSSEGLGILTVKDSGQGMTAEALEHVFDSFYRAQPGMPRPPGAGLGLPLVAKIVALHGGRVDASSVLGEGSTFQMVLPLFASAVSVPDVNQAAPKAGGILLVEDDVDCREVLEQVLEQEGYRVMATSGAAEARSILSHIRPAMVLLDLRLSGEDGRSVLHYIRTTESLADVVVYIISGASDVASLTSGEGPDRIDGYFEKPLKLPKLLDTVASVVRPKSRGPAVT, from the coding sequence GTGCCATCGAAGAAGAAGGGTCCGCAGCTCGCAGAGGTGGTTCAGCTGCGCCCCGCCACCACCGCGAAGAAGGCTCCCCCGAAGCGGACGGCCAAGCCGCCTCCGCCCGTGGATACCGACACCGCCGCCCAGGCGTTGCTGGAGATGGGCCGGCAGCTCACCGACAACGCGGGCCCCACGGAGGCCCTGCGCGCGCAGCTGCAGACACTCCACACGCTGCTCAAGCCGAAGGTCTGCTACGTCGCGCGCCACTTCCCGTCGCGCAACCAGCTGCACGTGGAGCACGTGCGCGGACGCTACGACGAGCGCGTCACCGCCGCCGTCCCGGGCGAGGGCGTGGTGGGCCGGTGCTTCACCGAAAAGTTGCTCCTGCGCGAGGACGACACCGTCGCCGTACCCCTGGAAGGGCCGCAGGGCGTGACGGGCGTGCTGGTGGTGCTGGGCGCGCGCCGCAAGGCGTCCGACGTCCTGATGCAGTCGCTGGCGTCGCAGCTCACCGCCGCCTACGAGGTGGCCCGGCTGCGCGACGACAGCGCCCGGCGCAACAAGGACCTGCAGACGGCCATCGCGGGCCTCAAGAGCCTGGAGCAGAACCGCGAGGAGCTGCTCGGCAACGTGTCCCACGACTTGAAGAACCCGCTCACCACCATCAAGGCCTACCTGGCCATGTTGGGCCGGGAGAAGCTGGGCGCGCTGACGGACGGCCAGCGCCGCGCGGTGCAGATCTGCGACCGGAACGCGGACCGGCTGCTCCAGCAGGTGAACGACCTGGTGCTGATGTCCCGGCTGTCGTCCGGGAAGATGCAGCTCAACCAGCGCCCCTTCGGCCTCAAGGCCGTGGCGGAAGAGGTGGTGCGCGGGCTGGGCGCCGTCGCGGAGCACAGCCGCGTGCGCGTGGTGATTCCCCCCTGCCCGGAGGTGTTCGTCCGCGGCGACCGCGAGCGCATCTCCGAGGCCATCCACAACCTCGTGGAGAACGGCATCCACCACAGCGAGACGGACGACGTCGTCGAGGTGAGCGTGTCGTCCAGCGAGGGCCTGGGCATCCTCACCGTGAAGGACTCCGGCCAGGGCATGACGGCCGAGGCGCTGGAGCACGTCTTCGACTCGTTCTACCGCGCGCAGCCGGGCATGCCCCGTCCGCCGGGCGCGGGCCTGGGCCTGCCGCTCGTCGCCAAGATCGTCGCGCTGCACGGCGGCCGCGTGGACGCGTCCAGCGTGCTGGGCGAGGGGAGCACGTTCCAGATGGTCCTGCCCCTGTTCGCGAGCGCCGTGAGCGTCCCGGACGTGAACCAGGCCGCGCCCAAGGCGGGCGGCATCCTCCTGGTGGAGGACGACGTGGACTGCCGCGAGGTGCTGGAGCAGGTGCTGGAGCAGGAGGGCTACCGGGTGATGGCCACGTCCGGCGCCGCCGAGGCTCGCTCCATCCTGTCCCACATCCGGCCGGCCATGGTGCTGCTGGACCTGCGGCTGTCCGGGGAGGACGGCCGCTCCGTGCTCCACTACATCCGCACCACGGAGTCGCTGGCGGACGTGGTCGTCTACATCATCTCAGGCGCGAGCGACGTGGCGTCCCTCACCTCGGGTGAAGGGCCGGACCGCATCGACGGGTACTTCGAGAAGCCGCTGAAGCTGCCCAAGCTGCTGGACACCGTGGCCTCGGTGGTGCGCCCCAAGAGCCGCGGCCCCGCCGTGACCTGA